A genome region from Lytechinus pictus isolate F3 Inbred chromosome 14, Lp3.0, whole genome shotgun sequence includes the following:
- the LOC129276297 gene encoding uncharacterized protein LOC129276297 — protein sequence MATTEVNMTNETKMTVTGNGYPVYSGYPPQQNYVTPGAPPSYQPVDTAQPTTVVVNHNVPHNQGIVRQAPSQQPIRDYTVFAVIVTILFCVPLGIVGIVKASEARNRRNIGDDEGAREAAQSAFRWSLSGLIIGSIFLVIVIVYYAVIQSQYIDFSY from the exons ATGGCCA ccACGGAAGTAAACATGACAAACGAAACGAAAATGACCGTTACCGGTAATGGATACCCAGTTTATTCTGGCTACCCTCCACAACAGAATTACGTCACTCCCGGAGCCCCGCCTTCTTACCAACCAGTCGATACCGCACAGCCCACAACTGTTGTAGTGAATCAC AATGTTCCACATAACCAGGGAATTGTCAGACAGGCTCCCTCGCAGCAACCTATTCGAGATTATACTGTATTTGCTGTCATCGTCACAATCTTGTTCTGCGTACCATTGGGCATTGTTGGGATCGTCAAAGCATCTGAG GCGAGAAACAGGCGCAACATAGGAGACGATGAGGGCGCCAGAGAGGCTGCTCAGAGTGCATTCAGATGGTCCTTGAGCGGTCTCATTATTGGATCTATTTTTCTGGTGATTGTCATAGTCTATTATGCAGTTATCCAGTCCCAATATATTGACTTTTCATATTAA
- the LOC129276296 gene encoding uncharacterized protein LOC129276296 isoform X1 gives MTSTEVQMSEAEKQHLGMVEVRLDSQQAMMHTPSRDQALHGYTQGHGVQSGAPPSYAQSTNHIPVQPPQSQVTVVHTAPRSTKAFSGAPRQHIPDYSRLALMVTLCCCLPFGLTAYFMNSRAQDKQLYGDDDGARSSSRCALGFAIAGIVCGCIVSALAGIYYFVLIGVY, from the exons ATGACAT CCACAGAGGTTCAAATGTCTGAAGCAGAAAAGCAGCATCTTGGCATGGTGGAGGTGAGGTTGGATTCACAACAAGCGATGATGCACACGCCATCACGAGATCAAGCATTACATGGATACACACAAGGACATGGGGTACAGAGCGGAGCTCCGCCTTCTTACGCACAATCGACCAATCACATCCCGGTCCAGCCCCCACAATCACAGGTGACAGTTGTACAC ACTGCACCTCGATCAACCAAGGCGTTTTCGGGAGCTCCCAGGCAGCACATTCCTGACTATTCCCGCCTCGCTCTGATGGTCACATTGTGTTGTTGTCTCCCGTTCGGTCTAACTGCCTATTTCATGAATTCAAGA GCACAGGACAAGCAATTGTATGGAGATGACGATGGTGCTCGTTCTTCGTCTCGCTGCGCCCTAGGCTTCGCCATAGCTGGGATAGTGTGTGGATGCATCGTTTCCGCGTTGGCgggaatatattattttgtactcATTGGGGTATACTGA
- the LOC129276296 gene encoding uncharacterized protein LOC129276296 isoform X2, which translates to MTSTEVQMSEAEKQHLGMVEVRLDSQQAMMHTPSRDQALHGYTQGHGVQSGAPPSYAQSTNHIPVQPPQSQTAPRSTKAFSGAPRQHIPDYSRLALMVTLCCCLPFGLTAYFMNSRAQDKQLYGDDDGARSSSRCALGFAIAGIVCGCIVSALAGIYYFVLIGVY; encoded by the exons ATGACAT CCACAGAGGTTCAAATGTCTGAAGCAGAAAAGCAGCATCTTGGCATGGTGGAGGTGAGGTTGGATTCACAACAAGCGATGATGCACACGCCATCACGAGATCAAGCATTACATGGATACACACAAGGACATGGGGTACAGAGCGGAGCTCCGCCTTCTTACGCACAATCGACCAATCACATCCCGGTCCAGCCCCCACAATCACAG ACTGCACCTCGATCAACCAAGGCGTTTTCGGGAGCTCCCAGGCAGCACATTCCTGACTATTCCCGCCTCGCTCTGATGGTCACATTGTGTTGTTGTCTCCCGTTCGGTCTAACTGCCTATTTCATGAATTCAAGA GCACAGGACAAGCAATTGTATGGAGATGACGATGGTGCTCGTTCTTCGTCTCGCTGCGCCCTAGGCTTCGCCATAGCTGGGATAGTGTGTGGATGCATCGTTTCCGCGTTGGCgggaatatattattttgtactcATTGGGGTATACTGA
- the LOC129276689 gene encoding uncharacterized protein LOC129276689 produces MKCTMTVKGFWHIFVLIILSSFIQSNVAQIFIGDNTSPGILYAPLPEPRDDNNILESRFTLIPLADDSTVSGIDYDPGNDMVYWSDFSNDQICRIPTDGESPQEVIISTSSPHTIALDLGNGKIFWSMYNDASLSMANLDGSSVDTIYTYEGFKQPTLIMWDPFSEYVFWTARFANEVAKLHQNSNDTGVVIPVTAEAMALERCADDTTRLFYYTNYTKLGVINADGSEDHTIEVFSTPSLGESLISKYGSKLLWVGMGFDQEFSIYEYDLKFSSLTLRNTSVTLHDGSSYTIKSLGTLRVISNTPYDQPVAIEGCPENIVAVIDDNATNAVNTSSVNWTEPVLNSWSSCPIMNFLGPGTNGGDYPVGITEVSYQATDAAGNSDRCTFIVTVRRGSDVAVLTDAPPVHTDAPSTKRGCVRSHSGGVTISSSFSTMAIALTVYFSVGHVGKSVLT; encoded by the exons GAACCCAGGGATGACAACAACATCTTGGAGTCGCGCTTTACTCTGATACCTCTTGCTGATGACAGCACCGTATCGGGGATCGACTACGACCCAGGGAATGATATGGTATACTGGAGCGATTTCAGCAATGATCAGATATGTCGGATCCCCACTGATGGAGAGAGTCCCCAAGAAGTAATAATATCGACATCCA GTCCACATACCATCGCTCTTGATCTTGGGAATGGGAAAATCTTCTGGTCGATGTACAATGACGCATCTCTCTCAATGGCCAATCTAGACGGTAGCTCCGTAGATACAATTTACACTTATGAAGGATTTAAGCAACCTACTTTGATCATGTGGGACCCCTTCTCTGA GTACGTTTTCTGGACGGCACGCTTCGCTAACGAAGTTGCGAAATTACACCAGAATTCCAACGACACGGGGGTGGTGATACCCGTTACTGCAGAAGCAATGGCTCTGGAGCGGTGTGCTGATGATACTA CCCGTTTGTTTTACTACACGAATTACACTAAATTGGGCGTCATCAATGCTGACGGGAGCGAGGATCACACAATCGAGGTATTTTCCACCCCATCTCTGGGCGAATCCCTCATTAGCAAGTATGGAAGCAAGCTACTCTGGGTGGGTATGGGATTCGATCAAGAGTTCAGCATATACGAGTACGATCTGAAGTTCTCTTCTCTCACCCTACGTAACACGTCGGTGACTCTACATGACGGCAGTTCATATACCATCAAATCTCTAGGAACATTACGGGTCATTTCAAACA CTCCATATGACCAACCAGTTGCCATAGAAGGATGTCCTGAGAACATCGTAGCTGTGATTGACGACAACGCCACAAACGCCGTTAACACATCGTCGGTCAACTGGACTGAACCTGTTTTGAACAGTTGGTCCAGCTGTCCTATAATGAACTTCCTAGGACCAGGAACTAATGGCGGGGATTACCCTGTTGGCATAACCGAGGTTTCCTATCAAGCAACAGATGCGGCAGGAAACAGCGATAGATGCACATTTATAGTGACGGTTCGAAGGGGCTCTG ATGTAGCGGTTCTCACAGACGCACCACCGGTTCACACAGATGCACCAAGCACTAAACGTGGTTGTGTTCGCTCTCATTCTGGTGGCGTCACTATATCTTCAAGTTTTTCAACCATGGCCATTGCCCTCACCGTCTACTTCTCAGTCGGACATGTCGGAAAATCCGTGCTGACATAG